The region GGGTACTCCCTCCACACCCCAGACCGTAACGCTCACAAACATCGGCAATGCTCCGATTACAGTTTCACAAATAAATTTTATTGGGGCCTTTACGACGGCGAGCGGCGGAACATGTTCAACTGCTCCGATTATTCTTGCTCCAGGCGCAAACTGTACTCAAAATATTGCGTACCTTCCACTTGCCTCAGGCGCAACTGACGGATCTGTGTCCTTTGGAGGCGCTGACATTGCACCGCAGCGAATTCTTCTCAACGGTTCAGCCGAACAATCCTCCACAACAACATCGCTTGTGACAAATGCTTCGCCAAGCCTGCTGGGGCAACCAATTATGTTTACAGCCACCGTAGCTGCAGCAGGATCGGCAACGGGTGTAATCACGTTTCACGATGGCCCTGCTGTGCTCGGCGCACCGTCGCTTATCTCTGGTTCGGCATCCGTGACGACCAGCACGTTATCCGCAGGATCGCATACTATTACGGCTGTTTACGGCGGCGACCCTAATTTCATTGGAAGCAGCTCCCCGATCCTCTCGCAGGTTGTTCAGGATTTCAGTTTCAATCCTGTTTCCGGCGCCGACACAGACCAGACAGTTCAGCCTGGACAAGCAGCGACGTATAAATTCTCGCTCCAGCCTGTATCCAGCGCATTTACCTTTCCGATTACCTTATCGGCCACCGGACTGCCTCCGGGAGCGACCGTAGCATTTTCTCCCCAGACCTTTACCCCAGGTCCGACGGGAACCAATTTCTCTATGGTCGTTACGACCCCAGGCATTACTGCATCACTGCACAGGACCTTGAGCGGAAGCGGTATTCTGATTGCTATATTCTTCATCCCTTTCTTCGACGTGTCACGTAAGAGGAGTCAAAAGATAAAGCCCCTTCTGCTGAGTGCCATTGCACTGGTTGGATTGGCAGCAATCACGGGGCTGACCGGTTGTGGCGCGGGTAACGGTTTTTTCAGTGAGACTCCGAAAAATTACACCATTACTGTGACCGGAACAGCGGCGGGGCCCCAGAACACCACCTTGCAACACACCACTTCAGTCAGGCTGACCGTGCAGTAAATAGGGTAGGCTCAAGCCGAACCTTCGCCGCTAGAGTGTCAGCAGGTATGGATGGAATACTATGCCCCATCGACTTTAGCGATTAGCTGTTGCCTTGATTTACCAAGTTAGTTCCCTGCTCTGCCAGGATCTATCTGTCGGTACAGGTGACTTTATCTGGATGCATCTCATGGCCATTGGGCGTGGCACTGCGCCATAATACCGACTGTGCCACCGAAGCCACCTTCCGGTATCCAGATGAATCCACGAGCGATTTTCTGTGTCGATCAGATGTGCGAGAAAGTGTGGCCCGGGCTCCATCTGTTCACTTGCCTGGTCGAACCACTCGCCGCAGGGTGTAACCTCTACGGCCCATTCCAAATTCAATTGGATCAGCCAGCGTTCCGCCTCCTCTTTCAATTGATAATCGGCGACGTCCAGACTTTATACGATACGACGCCATCTGCCCCTACAACCGATCCCTCTGAGGCCAAAAAAATATGAGTGAGCGACGGAAAAAGATATTCAAATGACACTTTGAAATTCTTGTTCCGGTATTGTCGATTGTCGATATGACTTCCATGGCGCTGTAGGCCACGTAGATGATTATGCAGTCATCCTGGGATGCTTTGATGAAATTGCCCAATTTCTTTATCGTCGGTGCTCCAAAGGCTGGAACTGATGAACTTTATTACTATCTGGACCAACACCCGCAGATTTTCATGAGTCCGTTGAAGGAACCATGCTTCTTCTCAAACGAGATCCGAATTGAGAACTTCTCAGAGGAGTTGCAGCCCGCGGCAAGGGCATCGGCTCAAAGCCTAAGCACCTATCTTAATGGCGGGGCAGCTCAAAAGCGTTTTGGAGGCATGATAACTTCCATCGAAGATTACAGGGCTATTTTTGATGGTGTGAGGGATGAGATCGCAATTGGGGAAGGGAGCGTTTCATATCTGTGGTCCTCGTCAGCAGCAGGCTTGATCGCCAAAACAATTCCGCATGCGCGCATCATTATCGTCCTAATGGACCCCGCCGAACGAGCGTTTCATCAATATCTCAAGAGTCTGTCGGATAGAAATGTAACTCATCCTTTCCATATTCATCTTGAAATGGCTCTAAGAGATCGACAGGATAGAATCAACATCTATCATCCGTTCCTTTCATTCGGGAACTATACAGAACAGGTACGCCGCTTCAAAGAACGATTTCCTTCGAACCAAATTCATCTATCCCTTTATGAAGACCTACAGTTTGACTATCAGTCCTGGTTCAAAAGCATTCTCTCCTTCCTGCAGGTTGATGACGCTTTTGTCCCGAAGCCGGTAGCAGTTCCCTCCACGCCTCACTTCTCCCGATATAGCCAGATAGGGAAATACAGTAGGGTCAAGGGCTTTGGTTCTTTATCAAAACTCATTCCACGGTCTTTGAAATTGAAGCTGAAAGATTCTCGCCTTCTGCGAGGAGGAAAGCCATCGCTTTCTCAGGGAAGTCGGGAGATATTGGTCAACTACTATAAAGAAAATATCCTCGAACTCGAGGAACTTATCGATCGAGACCTCTCGGCGTGGCTTCGCATATGATCATTGATCTCTAGATATCTCATATAGCAGCTCGCACTGGAGATGATCTCGCCTGCATGGCCCATGCAGGTAATACTCCTTTTTATCTATCAGCATAAGACCACGGGATTCGTCGATCAACTGCTGAAAATGGCTGGCGGCATCACGCATCCCCTGGTAGAGAAAGTATTTTTTGGTTAGATGTCGCACGTGTTCCAAGTACACCATCAATGCATTCTCATCTAGATCCGACATTGCGTGCGCGCTAAATACTATATCTGCAAAACATGATGGTATCCTGGGCAACTCAGATAGGGGCATCAATACAATGTCATAATCATCAAGGTCGGAGACGCTCATCGGCGCCTCGCCATAAAGTAGAATTCTCTTTTCTGGAAAATTTCGAAACAGGTAATAGGCTGCCAGAGCGAGGCTCTCAGGAAGATCAAAGTTCCAATATTTCAACTTCGGTGAGTCGCGCAACAGATAGTACGCCATAGCCCCATAACCGCCTCCAATCTCGGCAATCAAAGCATCACTCTTCTCGGTGATATCGGTAATTCTCCGAGATCCGTAATGCTGATGCTCTGCTCCATTCGCGATGAATACGCCATCCAACACGATTCCAAATGGATTGCCCACATTTGGTCCTCGAAGGTCGCAGAGATCGTATTCTCCTGATGTAAGATTCCGCCATCGGTCAAGACGCGATAAAGCCTCTACAAGATATGCACTTTTATGAAGGGCCGCTAATGCCCGCGAGGGCGTAGCTGTAATCAGCAGGTTCTTGCCTACCAGGCCATCGCTGCAGGAGTCACGAAAGAAATTTGCGTACATTCGTTGCAAGGCGGTGATATCGCCCATCGTTAAAGCCGCGATCACATGCCGAAGACTTGTGCGCTGCAATATCTTCCACCACGCTGTAGGCGTGTAGACTTCCTGGACCGGCGCACACGTAGCTGCTCGGTAGGCCCTGCAGATTCGGCGCAAGATCTGTTCATCGCATGGACCAGTGTCATCCCGAGCCAATAGTCCTTGCTCAACCAAGGCAAGCTGAAATCGTGCATCGCCTTTGTAATGCCATAGGCCCTCAAAACCGCGCCGCGCTGCTGTGGCATGCAATCGAAGCAGTAACCCCAGGCCGCGTGCGGCGTGGAGAGGATGACGAAGGTGGCGCGTCTTCAGCATCTTTGTCACATCTACGGATTAAAGAACCGCAGGAGAGCTTGCGCATCTCTTTCGCTCAGGTTTGCACGCACACGCATATGTCGGACAATGCTGCCTGCAATACGCGGCGAGAACCCGTCGGGCGGGTTATGACATCGCGAACAGTTCTGCATAAAAACGCGTTCACCTTCGTTCATACGCACAGGCTGTTGCGCCTGCTTCTTCTGCGGTGTCGAAGCTTGAGTTTGCGAAGTCGACGTCGATTGTCCCAATACGACGAAAGGCATGGTGAAAATCCCAGCGAGAACGATCCATCGGAGCAGATTCATTACTTCTTTCCCTTCCAGGCTGGGAACAGAAAACGGTAGACAATGCCGGTCTGCCAGATGTTCCTGTTACCTGATTCCGAAAATTGTCTTGAATAGCTGGTATTGATTCGCACGTTGTGTGGTAGATGGTAGTCAAGACCGAAGTCAGCTCGCTGTGTATCCTTTGAAGGTAGGCCATCCGTAGGATCTGGCGCATTTCTGAAAACCTGCTGCAGACGAAAGACGGGCTCAAGCCTCCCAATTGCGCTCTCTGCCCCTCCGAAGCGTGAAAGACGGTAATCCGTCTCGACCCAGTAGCCGTGGGCATGCGTCGTATGGGCATACTCCGAGCGCATCTTAAACGCTGTATTGGGAGGTAGCCACCAGATGTGGAATCCGACCGCATCCGAATTACTGCCCTGCAACAATCTGCCATAGGACACTCCGACCTCAAGCCTAGGCCTCGGCAGATAAGCATTCACGCGTAAACCGGTTGACCGTGACGCATTGAACTGCTCATTTGCGCTGCGTGCGGAAAAATATGCGGTGTAGTCGATCGAAACCTTCCCGTTGGAGTATGCATTACCGCGCAGCATGCCACCAAGGCCTGCGCCAGTTCCCGTTCCAATAGGAACAATCAGTGGGGCATCCTGAAAATTGCTGATCCAGATGGGCGACAGGCGTTCTGTGTAGGTTCCAAAGGGGGACAAAAAGCTGCCAGCGACAATAGTCAAATGTGAGGTCGCTAAATAGTTAGCCTGAAGGTATGTAAGAGCTACAAAGTGACTCGTATCGTATCCCTTACTTCCGTTGGGGAAAAATGCTTCAAGCAGATACGCACGAGATTCCACTTGCAGACGCTTCGTAATGGGTGCCTGGATCAATGGAGAAATTGCGGGAATATATGTGGTATTGCCGCCATTCGTACTGGTGAAAAAGCCGACACCTCCTGAGATAAGAGGCGTTTCCTGGGCACATGTTGGTCGGCCACATAGAAGGGCAGCTACCGGAATCGCAAGCAGGCGTCCGGCACGCATAGCTCTGGTTCGCAACGTGTTTTGCTTTTGCGATTTTGCAAAGGACAACATGGCATCAATCTAGATTTCACGGCATTGATGGGATGTCATCTGCATGTCGGAAAATTGTCATTTCCGTGGAGCACAACGCGGAACAAAGCAAAGACAATATCGAGACAAACGGCTGATAATTCCTCGGCCTGTTCTACCTAGACTCCATTCATGGTCACGGAGAAAACGCGGCGCCAATCGCGGAAGGTCGTCTTCTTCTTCCCTTCCTTCGCCAGTTCGGAGGCCACCGCGCCTCTAGGCATTCTTGCCGTTTCCACGCCGCTGCTCCGTGCCGGCTACGATATCGTTCTTATCGATTCAACTATTACCCCCAATTTCAAACAGCGCGTCCTCGACGAAATCAAGGACGCATTCTGCTTCTGCGTGTCTCTGGTTACAGGGCCGATGATCCGCGAAACCGTGGACATCGCCAAGGCGATCAAGGAGTGGGACCACGACTTTCCTATTATTCTTGGCGGCTGGCACCCATCGCTCCTGCCAGGTCAAACGTTGGAAGCTCCTTATATCGATTACATCGTTCGCGGTCAAGGTGAAGACAGTCTTCTTGAATTAATACGCCATATTGAATCCGGCGCCGCACCAGACTTTATCTCAGGCATAGGCTTCAAGCGTGACGGCAAGCTTATTTTCACGCAAGAGCGGCCATTACGCCCACTAATAGAGATGCCGCCTAAGGCATACCATCTTGCGGACTTTGACGCTTACGAGCGCAAGTGCGGCCGCAGATGGGCGATGTATACCTCAAGCCTTGCTTGCCCATTTAACTGCGCTTATTGCACGAATTCCGGCGTGTACGGCCGTAAGTGGAACGCCCTTCCACCAGAGCAGTTTGTGGAGGAGACTGTTGATCTCAGTCGCCGCTATGCGCTCGATATGATCTGGGTCGTTGACGACAACTTCCTTGTAGATATGGACCGCGCCCGCGGCATTGCAGAAGGCCTCGTGCGCGAAAATTCGCACTACACGTGGAGCATACAGGCCACCAGCAATGTTGTCGCACGGCTAACACCACACGATCTACGCATGCTTCGGCGTGCGGGCTTACAGCAAATATGTCAAGGGGTCGATTCCGGCTCTTCGACTGTACTCAAAGCCATGCACAAGGACTGGCAGGACTTCGAATCGATCTATGAGAGCGCAGCACGTTGCCTCGAGGCAGGTATTCGCCCTTCTTTCAATATTATTTTTGCGTTTCCTGGCGAAGGACGTGCAGAGCGCCGCGAAACCATTGACTTCATGATGAAGGTCTGCCGACGTTATCCAGGTGCAGAGTTCTGGACCAATATCTTTACTCCCTACCCTGGCTCACCGATCTTCTCCAGGACAACTGAGCTTGGTATCGATCCGCCGGCATCCCTTGAAGCATGGGCCGACTACTTTCCCCGTTACACCAGGCTTCCCTGGCTCAATGGCAAAGAACATCGCCGACTCCAGATCACAAGAGACTATCTGCGCCTGGCATTCGATCGTATTCCAATTGGTGCTGATCGGCGTGGCAGGGTGACACGTCTTTTGCAGAAGAGCATGTCATTACCAGCACGGTGGCGTCTCGACCACGATCTCTACAATGCGCCCCTAGAGCTATGGGTCAATAACCGCATCAAGAAACGCATCGCAGCCAAGCCTGCCGTAGATGCCAAACGACTTGCAAGAACACCGGAGGAGGCCGCGTGCTGACGGTCTGCTTGAAACCAGCTCGACGACTGCAAGGAGGTAGTCCATGGTTGACGTCCTGCTGACTCACTCCTACCACCTGAATTTTGATCCCAAACAAGTTCGAAAGATGCAGCCATATCGCCCTCTGGGGACGCTTTTTGCGGCATCCACTTTGCGCGAGCACGGATGCAGTGTCACCCTCTTCGACACGATGTTATGTAGCCCGGATGAGTTGGCTCGCGTTCTTGACGAACAATGTCCAAAGATACTTGTTATTTATGAGGATGACTTTAACTTCCTCACCAAGATGTGCCTGAGTCGCATGCGCGAGGTTGTCTGGAAGTTCGTGGATATGGCGAAGCAACGATCGCTTCCAGTCATTATTCATGGCTCCGATGCCAGCGATCACCCTGACCTGTTTCTCAATCGCGGAATTGACTATTTGCTGCT is a window of Edaphobacter sp. 12200R-103 DNA encoding:
- a CDS encoding putative sugar O-methyltransferase; protein product: MLKTRHLRHPLHAARGLGLLLRLHATAARRGFEGLWHYKGDARFQLALVEQGLLARDDTGPCDEQILRRICRAYRAATCAPVQEVYTPTAWWKILQRTSLRHVIAALTMGDITALQRMYANFFRDSCSDGLVGKNLLITATPSRALAALHKSAYLVEALSRLDRWRNLTSGEYDLCDLRGPNVGNPFGIVLDGVFIANGAEHQHYGSRRITDITEKSDALIAEIGGGYGAMAYYLLRDSPKLKYWNFDLPESLALAAYYLFRNFPEKRILLYGEAPMSVSDLDDYDIVLMPLSELPRIPSCFADIVFSAHAMSDLDENALMVYLEHVRHLTKKYFLYQGMRDAASHFQQLIDESRGLMLIDKKEYYLHGPCRRDHLQCELLYEISRDQ
- a CDS encoding B12-binding domain-containing radical SAM protein; the protein is MVTEKTRRQSRKVVFFFPSFASSEATAPLGILAVSTPLLRAGYDIVLIDSTITPNFKQRVLDEIKDAFCFCVSLVTGPMIRETVDIAKAIKEWDHDFPIILGGWHPSLLPGQTLEAPYIDYIVRGQGEDSLLELIRHIESGAAPDFISGIGFKRDGKLIFTQERPLRPLIEMPPKAYHLADFDAYERKCGRRWAMYTSSLACPFNCAYCTNSGVYGRKWNALPPEQFVEETVDLSRRYALDMIWVVDDNFLVDMDRARGIAEGLVRENSHYTWSIQATSNVVARLTPHDLRMLRRAGLQQICQGVDSGSSTVLKAMHKDWQDFESIYESAARCLEAGIRPSFNIIFAFPGEGRAERRETIDFMMKVCRRYPGAEFWTNIFTPYPGSPIFSRTTELGIDPPASLEAWADYFPRYTRLPWLNGKEHRRLQITRDYLRLAFDRIPIGADRRGRVTRLLQKSMSLPARWRLDHDLYNAPLELWVNNRIKKRIAAKPAVDAKRLARTPEEAAC
- a CDS encoding sulfotransferase; the encoded protein is MKLPNFFIVGAPKAGTDELYYYLDQHPQIFMSPLKEPCFFSNEIRIENFSEELQPAARASAQSLSTYLNGGAAQKRFGGMITSIEDYRAIFDGVRDEIAIGEGSVSYLWSSSAAGLIAKTIPHARIIIVLMDPAERAFHQYLKSLSDRNVTHPFHIHLEMALRDRQDRINIYHPFLSFGNYTEQVRRFKERFPSNQIHLSLYEDLQFDYQSWFKSILSFLQVDDAFVPKPVAVPSTPHFSRYSQIGKYSRVKGFGSLSKLIPRSLKLKLKDSRLLRGGKPSLSQGSREILVNYYKENILELEELIDRDLSAWLRI
- a CDS encoding cytochrome c, whose product is MNLLRWIVLAGIFTMPFVVLGQSTSTSQTQASTPQKKQAQQPVRMNEGERVFMQNCSRCHNPPDGFSPRIAGSIVRHMRVRANLSERDAQALLRFFNP